TGGACAGTTCCGGGCCAGTTGCTGCGGATGCGTGCGGTTGCGGGGAGGACGGGGTCTGCTGGGGAAATGACCGGTGCGGGACTGGCGGGCTATGAGGCGGCCGCGGTCGCGGCCGGGGCGTGGTGGTGCCGGTTGCGGGTGCCGCTCGACGATCCGGGCGAGGCGGTCGCGGCCGTGGCCCGCGCTACCCGCGACGCCGGGATGCCGCTGACGGTGGCGTTGCGCGGCGGCCGCGGCGACGTCAGCGAAGCCGTCCTGCTGCGCGCCCCCGACCTGCTGCCCGCGGCGAGCGTCGACCAGTGCCGGCGGATGGCCGAGGCGCTGGCTGCGGAAACGGGGTGGCGTCGCCTCGGACCAGACCGGCCCGATCAGCCGGTGGCGCCGCTGGGGCTGAGCCGGTTCGTCGCCTTCGACGGCGGGCTCCGCGGTTGCTCGGCCGACGATGCGGCCCGCCGGTTGTTCGCCGTACGCGCCCCCGGGATGCGGGCGCGGCCGGCGTGGCTGGTCGTGCTCAGCGCGGCCGGTTGCATGGCGCGCCGAGAGCCCGGAGTGCTGGCCATGCCGTCCGGGCTGGAGCAGGCCGCCGAGGCTGCGGCCGCGCTGGGGCTGCAGCGGTGGTGCGTGCTCGACCCGGCAGCCGACGAACACGTCGTCTTCTCCCGTTCGCGCACTGACGCCACCGCGTCGTCGGCGGCGAGCAGGTCGAACACCGCGAAGTAGACGACCGCATCGGACCGCGCGCGGAGTCGGTGCGCAGGGCCAGGATGGCGGCCTGGTCCTTGCCGGTGCGTGCCTGTGTCGCGGCCATCCGCTCCGCGAATGCACCGGGCGATATGCGTTTTCCCCGGTCAGCGCGGTGGCCGGGGACGTCGCTGCCGGTCATCGCGGGAGGCGTGCGGCTTGTGCGGTGATCAGGGCGGCGCAGGCGGGTGTTGCGATGTGGTCGAGCCGCAGCGGGCCGCGGTCCAGGGCGGGGTCGCGCAGCTGCTGCCGCAGCGCGAGTTCCGCCCACTGCGGGGAAGCGCGCAGGGCCAGCACGGTGGCGGGCGCGTGCAGGGTCAGGATGGCCTGGTCGCGGGGGTTGAGCACCAGGCCGGGCGCGGGCGGGCAGCGGTAGGTCCGTCCGTCCAGCAGCCACTCGGCCTCGCCGCCGTCGTCGGGGTCGGGCGCGGTGAAGAGGTAGGCGGGGGCCGAGTCGATGTCTATCTCGACCGGGTGCGGGTAGCTCAGCCGCCACAGCGTGAGCCCCGGCTCGACGGCAGTGACCCCGTAGCGCAGCTCGACCCGGTCGGCGAGGGCGCGCACGCGGTGGCGGGCGCCGAGCAGATCGCGCTGGACGGCGGCGGCGTCCTCGGCGGTGGCGGCGACGCCGGCCTGTCCCGTGGTCACGTCGCCGGGCCTCCGCTCCATCGCTGCGCCGGGGGCGGCCCCTCGGCAGCCGGGGGAGGTGCCAGCCGAGGGGCCGCCGGGACGAGCCGGGGGGAAGCTCGCCCTTTGTGGGCACCGTCGATCGTGGTAGGCCGGTCGGCGATGGGCAATCGGCCGAACGGGTTCAGGGCGGCATCGATGTGAGGACATTCACCCGACCGCCCACGCTGTCTCGGTGTCGCTTGTGACCAGCATTTACGCGCGGATCGCGTGAACATGATCACCACGTTCGTTGCTGGACGTCCATGGCTAGACGATCGTGCTGCCGTGATCAACTCTGGTTCTTCGCGGCAGGCCGCTCGATCATCGCGGGGTGCCGAAGATCGCCTTGACCGCGCAGTGGGCCGCCGCCGAGGTTGGCCGGCGTGCCCGGGCGCGCCGGGAGCTGCTCGATCTCTCCCAGGAGGACGCGTCCTATCTGGCGGGCGTGTCGACCACCTGGTGGTCGGCCTTCGAGCGCGGCATGCGCACCCGCGCCGAGTTGCCCCAGCTGCTGGGCGCCGCGCACGCACTGGGCATGGAC
Above is a window of Amycolatopsis sp. AA4 DNA encoding:
- a CDS encoding helix-turn-helix domain-containing protein — protein: MPKIALTAQWAAAEVGRRARARRELLDLSQEDASYLAGVSTTWWSAFERGMRTRAELPQLLGAAHALGMDSGELLKGLLPDTVREPAQVHQTRPRPRR